Within Tribolium castaneum strain GA2 chromosome 10, icTriCast1.1, whole genome shotgun sequence, the genomic segment TCTCAAGTGAAGGTAACTGCATTTCGATGTCATCAACTGATTTATCTTAAGTACTTATGAGAATACTCttatttatatatttgttttattttgacaaagcgttgtgatttaattttatttcttactcaaatttattaaatgttggAACGAATTTGGACTATAACAGTCTGTCCATTATTTGTAATTagactgtttttatttattgccattttttgagaaaaacagcttttgtaaaaatgtatCCATCACGTAAAAAATATAGTCGATATGAAAACGTAGTTTATTCAACTCTACCTCCccaaaaaaatcaccgaagctaattatgtaaattataaaacaagttAATGAATAAATCAAAGGAAGAGATATCGTTGCGCTTTATAGCCGACATGATACTACAGACTCTTTACCAATAAAAtgctgatttttatttaaaattatattcgCGGCAACAGCAAATCACAAACTGAATAAACGGAACATCAAGACGTAATTGTGTAAGcatcttttaacaaatttataatCTTTTAGATAATTAAGGTGCGAACTAAAAAGATTCTCTCATTCAATGATTTTTGTTACATcgcttaaattttttagagtaCCTCTAACTCAATTCAATAATCATTAACGCATCAAATTATGAATTATGTCGAGAAAACGTTAGAAGGAATATTTGCGACATTTAtgatctaaaaaatttaatgctgCGGTTTGTTACAGttgttttgtatttaatattgTGACCCAAAGCcggtttttttcaaatgtatttCTCGGTCAACAAAACCTTTACATTGCGACTTAAATCACTCGAAtaataaaacgaaattttactttatttcaaatttttgaaatacaacTTGTGACTATCTCTTTTGCTATAGCATATTGAAAGAAGTGAACTAATGGACAACACTTCTGCTTACTTGGCGAAGTCGCAGGAGATAAAGCGAAAATGCTAGCTGAATAACTCCGCCGACAAAAAAAcagcaattgttttttatttttctttatttaaatatagttaaattaatatttttttgaagaagcTTGAACATTCACAATTGCCATAATAAAACATCTCAGACGacttttatttccattttttcgtACATATTACACACTGACACTGAATAAATAGCGATATCAGTAAACCGGCGTTTACTTGGCTTTGCCTTGGTTGGCCACCGCTTCCATGGCCTTTTTAACTGTTTCTGGATCCCCCAAGAACTGAAGACTGCCATTAGCTGTGGGTTTGAGGTTCTCATCCAAGATGTAGACAAATGGTATGCCAGTGGGAAGGTTCAGTTTCATAATTTGCTCGTCACTCATTTGATCCAAATGTTTGACGATGCCACGCAGACTGTTCCCATGGGCGGCAATGAGGATTTGTTTGCCGGCTTTAATTTCGGGAACGATTGTGTCGTTCCAGAAGGGAAGAGTGCGCTCAATTGTGAGCTTGAGTGACTCATATTTCGGGAACTGATCAGGGGCCGGTCCGTCCTTGTAGCGGGGGTCCTTGACGATGTTTTCGTAGTAGGGGTGGTCCGGTTCCATGGCTGGGGGCGGAACGTCGAAGCTGCGCCGCCAAATAGCCACCTGCTCATCGCCGTATTTGGCGGCCGTTTCGGCCTTGTTTAGCCCGGTCAGGCCCCCATAATGGCGCTCGTTCAGCCGCCAGGTCTTCACCACTGGCAGGTCTGTTTGCccaatttccttcaaaattgatTGGAGGGTATTTTGGGCGCGTGTTAATACTGATGTGTAGGCAATGTCGAATTTGTAACCGGCGTCTTTGAGGGCTTTTCCGGCGCTGACAGCTTCCTGTTTGCCTGTTTTAGACGGAAAAGGGCACAATTTTTAGGGTTATGTGGGCAAGGTCATTCAAGGACGTGAGGATTTTCCGGTAATTTCTCACCTTTTTCGCTGAGATTTGCATCGTACCACCCACAAAACAGATTCTTTTCGTTCCATTCGGACTCGCCATGACGAACCATCACAATTTTGTACGGGGCCatggttttttactttaaaaactgttaaagcTTTCAAATGAATGTGTCAAATTTGACCTCCGGAGTTTTTATCAACTGACCAATCAGCTTTGCGTAATATTTGAACTGGAGGGGGGGTCGTGCTCCATATCCATAATGTTTACGTGCCTGAATGTGCGTACGTTCGTAACCGAAAGtacgcattttttttattaacaattttctcTTTAGATTGCTACACTTCTTATCAATGAaggatattaattaattgcacTAAAAGTGTAGCTATACATTTTGTGACTTGATGACTTGATGAGATGTTTAAGAGATGGCGCCAGCAACATTATTCTActtaaaatgattttctttattttcatttgaaacCTTGCGATTGTGCTTTTACTCGTTTTATTATCGGAGATTATCAGATTCATTACCACCATCAGCGGATATTAATTGCTTTCACTCCATCTGCTTCCTGTTTCATTAACTGATCTATttaatttacaactttttatgatattttattattacagtgCGCATCAAAAgcttgaaataaaattcatattaatGTGTgggtatttaaaaattttttgctttgttgtaggttttaaattttgccATCGTTCAGGTAGTCCATGTTtggatttttgaaattgttcattttaattatgtgaccgtatttttttagtccactcaaatttgaatatttgaaTATGGCATTGAGAAATTGAGAATTATAGAATTTTGTTTCTCAAAGTTAATTAGGATTTTACACTCAAATGTTCGGCAAATgtctttaaacaaataaagatttagataaagttattattggaaaattattattattattattattattattattattattattattattattattattattattagtattattatttttattattattattataattattaattatttgacgactcgttttttaatgttaaaagcACTTATTTGCTTTATTACTTGgctttattaacaaaatagtACATTAACTGTAAATCGTGATCTAGGATCAGGAAAAT encodes:
- the LOC659747 gene encoding phosphoglycerate mutase 1, producing MAPYKIVMVRHGESEWNEKNLFCGWYDANLSEKGKQEAVSAGKALKDAGYKFDIAYTSVLTRAQNTLQSILKEIGQTDLPVVKTWRLNERHYGGLTGLNKAETAAKYGDEQVAIWRRSFDVPPPAMEPDHPYYENIVKDPRYKDGPAPDQFPKYESLKLTIERTLPFWNDTIVPEIKAGKQILIAAHGNSLRGIVKHLDQMSDEQIMKLNLPTGIPFVYILDENLKPTANGSLQFLGDPETVKKAMEAVANQGKAK